The sequence GTTGTTGTCCATTGGAACGCTTAAATCGATAATTTTAACACTCATAAGCTTTCCCTCCTTAAGTTTTTTTATGCTATGCTTGCTACACTTTTATACCGTTCTAAAACACTGCTGCCTTTCTCCGTAATCCATATTTTTCGCTTCCATAATCCGCCTTCCTTCAGCAGGCCCTGTCTAATTAGTTTTCCGACAAAGGCCGAAAATTTTAGCGAATTTATCTTGCTTTGAGCAAAATATCGTTTGAGGGACTCCTCACCTTCAAAAACGGCACGTAGAATCCTGATATCTTCGAAAGATAGGTTTTCTTCAGCTAATTGTGCCTCGATATCTTCCATTTCTGGTATATATTTCTCGCCAAGCGGGGTTAGTTTGAATGTGTAAAATCCGGCACCTACTAATGCCTCTCGGATGATAAGCCGGTTAGAGTCCAGTTTTTCGATAATGCTGTTGCTTATGCTCGAATCAACTTCAAGTATATCAGAAATTTCGGCCATGGTGTTATAGCCCTGTTTTATAAGCTTCAAAACGTCTATATCTCTACTATTTAACTGTAATCGACCTTGCTCTATCTTTGTAAGCTCATCTACTCCAGGAGTTATCTGCCAGGAAGAACTGCCGTAATACTTAGGTTTAGTTAACAGGCTGATAACTACGGTAAAAATCAAGGTAGAAAATAGACCTGCAACACCCGGATGCATCAATGTATTTATGGACCATACCTTCGTAAGGTCGAGCAGGGTTATGACCATTAGGAACAATATGCCTATCAATCCGCCCCATAATGCCCCGGTGCTTGTTGTTCTCCGCCAGAACGTTCCTAGCAGCACCAGTATTGATGGTGGTCCAAGCCAAGCATTTGCAAAAGCAAACAGGTAGAGTGGCCCCCCGGGGTAGAGCGTAAGTAGCCATACGAGCACACCCAATACCATCATTATTACTTTAGACGGTTTGACAAGTTCGCTTGCTTTAGCGTCAGGTTTGAACAATCTTTGATAGATGTCTCTAACAGCCGTGGATGTTGCCCCCATATGGGCCGTTGCTGCGGTTGATACTGATGCAGCAAGGGCACCAAGCAGTGCAAACCCTGCTATAAAAGTGGGCACTGCTCTTAAAACTACACCATAGGCTGCCATCGGACTGATTTTGCCAAAAGGTGCAAACGTATCTTTAAATGCTGCTCCGGCATACATTCCGATAAATTGAAGGATGAGATAGTTTACAACAAGTAAAAGAGTAGCAGCATAGACATAAGACATTGTGGCGGTGCGTTCGCTCCTTGAAGAAGATATCCTCAACCAGTAGTAATTGTTGCCCCAAACGAGAAATGCTGCAAAAAGTATAAAGAATGTTAGTACCGTCGGGTACTTAAGACTAAAAACGGGTATCTGCCACCCGGCTATTCCCGTATCCCAGATAGTTCCGCTAGGGCTTGGCCAGTTGGCAACAGGCCAGCTTAATCCGCCGTATTTTACCATTAAGCTTATAAGTAGCAGCGGGAGGGCAATTAACCCTATTATCATCTGCATGAAATCAGTTAATGTAACAGCCCAGAAACCGCCGATATACGTAAATAACAAGAACACGAAATATATCACCGTTGTGGTAATCAAGAGATTCCAACCCGTAAAACCTACAACCACCGCAGCCATTGAAACTATATTATTGGCTAGAATTCCGAGCAAACCTAAAATTGTTGTAATTGTAATAACTGTGCGGGTAGGTGAATCGAACCTCATTTCAAGCCACTCGGGCAGGGTATGAGCACCACATCTCCGGATGAATTTTGCAAAGACTAGGCCGTATAATGCCAAGCCGCCAATCAGGTAAGCGATACTGAACCACATAGAAGCCCAGAATCCTCCTTGAACGACCAGGCCAGGGACTAGTGTGATTGAAGTTCCGGCAAAACCTATTGCTGCGACACCGAACACGTTGATGAGCAAGCTGACTTCTCTTCCTGCCAGTATGAAATCGGATGCGTCATTTATCCATTTCCGGGTATACCAGCCGCCCCATATAAGAAGGGCTGCAAAAAATATGAACAAAATCAAGAACATTTGATTAAAGCCCATGTCATACACCTCCTATAAATTTTTTAACCCACATCTTCAAACGTTTTTTTCAGTCCTAATATCTTCCTTGCCTCATCAGGTTTAGCTACCTCCCTTCCTAATTCTTTTGCCAATCTGACTACCTTTTCTACAAATTCAGTGTTGGATTTTGCCAGCACTCCTTTGGCCAAATATACATTGTCTTCCATGCCTACTCTTATATGTCCCCCCATGGAAAGGGCAGTATAAATCATTGGAAGCTGATACCGACCGATTCCGACTACTGACCATGTCGAGCCGGCCGGGATTGATTCTACTAAGTGTAACAAATTCTTGTGTGTGGCAGTTATTCCGCCGGGTGCTCCGAGGACGAACTGAAAATGCAGCGGTTTTTCGATCAACCCTTTTTGCACTAAATTTAAAGCATTATAAATCATGCCGGTATCGAACACCTCGATTTCCGGTTTGACCCCGTGTTCTTTCATCTTTGCAGCTAATGTCTCAAGAAATTTGGGTGGATTCAAAAACACTGATGTGTTCATCCAGTTCATTGAACCCGCATCAAATGAAGCAAGTTCAGGTTTAAGCTCCATAAAAGGTTTCATTCTTTCATCATCCGGTATGTCGAGCCCGCCCGATGTTGTAAGGTTAATTATGATGTCGCACTTTTCACGAATGAGTTTGACCGTTTTCTCAAATTTTTCAAATTGCATGGAGGGCCGACCCTGGTCATCCCTGACGTGAATATGAACTATTGATGCACCGGCCTGCCATGACCTGTAGGTTTCCTCTGCGATTTCTTCTGGAGTTAAAGGTACATATGGCGTATCTTGCTTGGTGGGCCATGCGCCGGTAGGTGCTACCGTAATTATTAGTTTGTCCATTGTGTAACTCCTCCTTTATATTTTTTACCTTAAACGATGAAATAGCAATTTGCGTACCAGCACGATGAAAATAAAAAAACCCTGCTGGATTGCGGGTTAGTATGTTAAAACAAGTTTAGTTCAGAACCGAAATCTGTTTGATTTCCGGTCATAAAATATTATTGCGGGAATAAATGTATGAATTTCAGACATTTATACCGTATTTTTTTATTTTTTCGTACAGTGTGCTTCGGGCAATGCCGAGAGCTTCAGCGGTTTTCTTTCGGTTCCAGTTATAGAGTTTGAGGGTTTCGAATATTTTCTTTTTTTCGAGTTCTTCGAGGCTGAGTCTAGAAATGTCATTAAATTCGCTCTTCTGGTTAACCAGGTTTATACCTGCCCGGCTGTTTTCTTCGGCATGCTCGGTTATCCGTTTGGGAAGGTGTTCGGGTTTCAGACACTTGCCTTCCATAATATTTAAGCCCCGTTCAATGACATTTTTTAGCTCCCTCACATTCCCCGGCCACGAATAATTCATCAGGTACTTCTGGGTTCCCTCATCAATGATTGCATCTGCTTTTCCGGTTTTTTCACCGATCTTTGAAACAAAGTATAAAGCCGTTGGGATTATATCCTCCTTCCTCTCGCACAGCGGAGGGATATGAAGGTTTATGACATTAAGCCTGTAGAATAGGTCCTCCCGAAAATTCCGTTCCTTCACTTCTTCTTCAAGGTTCCGATTTGTAGCAGCTATTACTCTAATATCGATGGGTATCGGAACATGGTCACCGATGCGGGTTACAGTGCGGTTCTGAAGCACCCTCAGAAATTTCTTCTGTATTTCCGGAGACAT is a genomic window of Koleobacter methoxysyntrophicus containing:
- a CDS encoding sodium:solute symporter family protein; protein product: MGFNQMFLILFIFFAALLIWGGWYTRKWINDASDFILAGREVSLLINVFGVAAIGFAGTSITLVPGLVVQGGFWASMWFSIAYLIGGLALYGLVFAKFIRRCGAHTLPEWLEMRFDSPTRTVITITTILGLLGILANNIVSMAAVVVGFTGWNLLITTTVIYFVFLLFTYIGGFWAVTLTDFMQMIIGLIALPLLLISLMVKYGGLSWPVANWPSPSGTIWDTGIAGWQIPVFSLKYPTVLTFFILFAAFLVWGNNYYWLRISSSRSERTATMSYVYAATLLLVVNYLILQFIGMYAGAAFKDTFAPFGKISPMAAYGVVLRAVPTFIAGFALLGALAASVSTAATAHMGATSTAVRDIYQRLFKPDAKASELVKPSKVIMMVLGVLVWLLTLYPGGPLYLFAFANAWLGPPSILVLLGTFWRRTTSTGALWGGLIGILFLMVITLLDLTKVWSINTLMHPGVAGLFSTLIFTVVISLLTKPKYYGSSSWQITPGVDELTKIEQGRLQLNSRDIDVLKLIKQGYNTMAEISDILEVDSSISNSIIEKLDSNRLIIREALVGAGFYTFKLTPLGEKYIPEMEDIEAQLAEENLSFEDIRILRAVFEGEESLKRYFAQSKINSLKFSAFVGKLIRQGLLKEGGLWKRKIWITEKGSSVLERYKSVASIA
- a CDS encoding 3-keto-5-aminohexanoate cleavage protein, with amino-acid sequence MDKLIITVAPTGAWPTKQDTPYVPLTPEEIAEETYRSWQAGASIVHIHVRDDQGRPSMQFEKFEKTVKLIREKCDIIINLTTSGGLDIPDDERMKPFMELKPELASFDAGSMNWMNTSVFLNPPKFLETLAAKMKEHGVKPEIEVFDTGMIYNALNLVQKGLIEKPLHFQFVLGAPGGITATHKNLLHLVESIPAGSTWSVVGIGRYQLPMIYTALSMGGHIRVGMEDNVYLAKGVLAKSNTEFVEKVVRLAKELGREVAKPDEARKILGLKKTFEDVG